The proteins below are encoded in one region of Chiloscyllium punctatum isolate Juve2018m chromosome 9, sChiPun1.3, whole genome shotgun sequence:
- the LOC140480994 gene encoding LOW QUALITY PROTEIN: serine-rich and transmembrane domain-containing protein 1 (The sequence of the model RefSeq protein was modified relative to this genomic sequence to represent the inferred CDS: substituted 1 base at 1 genomic stop codon) → MATAEKATDSLTGHSRNQTIDESYPTPINYVTDSSSTIHLSNIFVXLSIFLSLLAFLDFIDFLILFLLITFQKLKNVVGSISSCPKCTSNTGSSSTNLEVYSLSLRPSHFSAFAS, encoded by the coding sequence ATGGCTACAGCTGAGAAAGCAACTGATTCACTCACTGGACACTCTAGAAATCAAACAATAGATGAATCCTACCCAACACCCATCAATTATGTCACGGATTCATCATCTACCATCCACTTATCTAATATCTTTGTTTAACTGTCGATTTTCCTAAGCTTGCTAGCCTTTTTGGATTTTATTGattttttgattttatttctgtTAATTACATTTCAGAAGCTTAAGAATGTTGTTGGTTCTATTTCCTCCTGTCCTAAATGCACAAGCAACACAGGGAGTTCTAGCACCAATCTGGAAGTATATAGCCTTTCATTAAGGCCATCTCATTTCTCAGCTTTCGCAAGCTAA